A window of Mustela erminea isolate mMusErm1 chromosome 19, mMusErm1.Pri, whole genome shotgun sequence genomic DNA:
CACAGTAAAAATGGCCAAacgggggtggctgggtggctcagtccattgagcgttcaactcttaacctcagggttgtgaattcaggccacgtgtcaggctccatactaGACGCAGTGCCTACTTagaaaagtgggggagggggaggccaaaCATCGCATCTCTCATGGGAATGTCCGGGGCCCAGGGAGACCAGACATGGAAGGCCTTTAGTGCAGGGCCTGCTGTGCAGCAAGTGCACCAGACCCCGTGTGACCAGGTCCTCACATGGGGCTGGGAGCATCCTCCGGAagctggaggcctggggaggcAGGGTGCCCTGGTCACTGCCCATCTCCTTCCAGGTTTCAGGGCAAGGAATGGATCCGGCCAAACACCCGCGGCCGCTTCTCTCTTGACTTCCTGACGTTCCCAGAGGTGCCTGTAGAGGCAGTCGATGCCAGCGGCAGTGCCATCAACTACCACGGCCTGGACAACCTCCGTGAGTGGGCCGGAGATGGGCAGGCTGGTGCGTTTGCCCTTCCGTGCAGGGCTCCAGAAAGGATCTCAGTGGCCTCCCCTGCTTTGCAGTGGCCCTGAAGGAGCTCCAGTCCCTGTGGCTGCGGCACTGCCCCCACGTGGATGACTGGTGTCTCAGCCGCCTCCACCCGCTGGCCAACTCATTGCAGGAACTCTCGCTGGCCGGTTGTCCCCGAATCTCTGAACGGGGCCTTGCCTGCCTCCACCACCTCCAGTGAGACCTCAGCTCAGGCTGGGCCCCAAGCTGGGAGGCAGGGGGGGAAGCACCCGACACAGATCCGGGAGAGCGGGGAGCGGGCGGTCCCTGTAGCCCTGCCTCCACAAGCAGCCTGGAGCAAGTGTGGGGTCCACACACAGGAGTCATCACGGTGAATCTGGGGCATGGTGGGGGGAAGCActcctggtttttctttttaatgaaaactcaATGACGCTGACACTGTTGCGAACAGGGGGAACCAGAGTGTGGTCTAATTCCCATGGGGGAGGTCTGTACTTGGCCAGCTCTCTCTAACATCTGGGTAGCTAAGGACTCTGATTTTAAAGAGCTCAGGCTCCAGGGCTGAAGCCAGGGCTGGTGCACCCCCCTCCATGCCCTTCCCCCTGCAGAGGCCCACCCTCCTCACAGAGGCCTCACCCCTTGCTGCCTCCTCTCAGGAACCTCCGCAGGCTGGACATCTCCGACCTCCCTGCCGTGTCCAACCCGGGCCTCACGCAGATCCTGGTGGAAGAGATGTTGCCCAACTGTGAGGTTCTGGGGGCTGACTGGACCCAGGGCCTCAGGTTGGGGCCAGAGGAGCAGTCTCGGGACACAGCCAGCCCCATCCCTGCCTAGCCCTCGGCCTGCCCCCCGTCAAGCTGGGCATCAGTGGGGCCCCGTGGAGGGGCTGACAGTTCTCAGAGGTGGGGTGCGGGCTGGGGGGACTGGCCCTGCCAGGTCAGGGGAGAGCGTGCTGCGGGCGTACTTACTTCCCATCTCGGGGACTCTGGCTCGCTGCACTCTGGGCTGAAAGGTCACAGCTCCTGTCATCCTTCTGGCAGCTCTTTCCACAGGCTTCACTGGGTTCCAGCAGCCTCCCAGGCCCAGGGGAGATGAGCAGCCCTAGGGGAGCCACACTCTATGCCTCCTCCGGCCCTGTGACTTCCCCACACCTCCTCTCTCGATTCCCCCACACCCAGTTCCTGCCATGTCGGGAAACCCTGCTCTTGACTTGTCCCAAGCGTCTTCTCAGCGTAGCCTTGTTTGAAGATGTTACTGCTCCCTGCCAGGACCCCCTCTGACACAGGGGTGCCACCAGCCCGGTTCCCTGTGGAACACCGCTCAGCTCTCCGCCAGCTCGCCATCCCTGGACTCCACTTGCTGACGCCTGGCGTGCCCCACGGCCTCCAGTGTTGCCACTTACCCACTCACTGACTCCGCTCCAAATCCAGCTTTCCTGTTTGCTCTGTGAAAACAGACCATGGGCCTTTGAAACCGTTTTCCTAGGCCGAGTGACGTGCTGAAGTTTGTCGGTAGAGGGCGCCTGAGAGAGGACAGGAGAAAGGCCTTTGCTTTCGTGTGGGAGCTCTGCGTGCTCCCGGCTGAGCTCTCAAGCCTCCCCAGCAGGTGGTTCCTGAGGTGCCACCCCCAGCAGTCTTAGAGAGCCCCCGCCACTGAGGCACCTCCCTGCGAAGGGCTCTCCCTGCAACCCAGAACAGGGACTTCCAGGAAATGCTGAGACACCTTATCTGTGAGTCCCTGATTTTAGTTCGCTGTTAAACGTCAACAAATTCTTGACATTAAACTTGACCTGTTCGAGTTACTGGCGGTTTTTCTCTCCTGACGCGATCCACACGGATCCAGCACTGGCCTCTGGAGTGTTCCAGGAGACAGACTCACAAAGACAGGATTGGGGTCGGTCTACCTCTGGCCAGGGGTTGGCCGTTGGCCGGGGTGCCCGCTGAGGCACGTGCCTGGGAGCCCTGTGGCTGCTGCACCTGACTGCTGTGCCAGTAACGCCAGTTCTAAAGATAGGTGCTGGAAGCTTCCGCGAAGTGCCCTTGAGCACCCACAGACAAGGACAGGGTCAGGGCTGTTGGCTCAGCTCAGGCTGCCTTCTTCGAGGGGGAGAGCTTCTGTGCTGCCCCCAAGATCCCTTGAAGCACTAAAAACACGGCATTTAAGTTTGCAGATTGCTGAGTGGTAGTGGTTGAATCTGCAGTCTTGATAAGTTTCTCACGTGCAGGTGAGGGTGCCGCCTAGTACAGAGGGTCCCTGAAATTTGTGATGGGGTCCCCTGGTTGGACCTTGTGGAAACATGATCTTGGACCCCCTAGTCACTCGAGTGTCTGTGCCCAGTGGCTGAGGAGAGCAGGAGCCTGCCTGTGCTGGGAACGCTGtgctcccctcccctgggccGATGCCCTTCCTCAGACTCACCACAAGCACCCCTGCTCTCACCAGACCCCCGGAGGCCCCGGCTTCCATCTCTGCAGGCTCCGGGGCACAGCCGCCCCACAAGGACCCAGAGGGGCCAGCCTCTACACCAGAGCAATGGCAAGATTTGCAAACAGTCAGAACcccgggggtggtgggggagctcCACTCTAAGGGATTTAGACCAGTGAGGGCCGAGTTCACGGTCCAGGGTACTTACGTGAGGGAACGAGGGAGCTAGCCAGTGCGGCTGGACGGCTCTAGTGGCTTTTTCAGGTTGCTGACTACAACGTGGACTCAAGCGTGGCTTCCAGTTCCTGAGACAAGgagctgagccaccctggcagaATCCAGAGGGGGCACCCAGAGCTCAGCGAGGTCAGTGCTGGACCGAGTGGCTCCCGAGGGAGATGCACTTCCACCCCCAACTGTTCCACAAGAAGGCACCTCTTGGGTCCTTCACAATGATGGGCTGTCCCTGTTCCAGTTGCCCGGTGGTTTCACCTCCTGATTGGACCCAGGCTGATGCCCATAGCAACCCAACCTGCACCCTGAGATTTCCAACCACCCCCCAGAGGAGCAGTGTCGGCACCCCTGGGAGAAGTGAGAGGAGCCAGGTGAGCTCCAGGGTggaagcaggagggggaggctggga
This region includes:
- the DMAC2 gene encoding distal membrane-arm assembly complex protein 2 isoform X3 produces the protein MENQREVGGEGQEPKDEYESSKPLHLMAPVWNRGTRGIHGLSKAVAPEGSQRKGRSLLQFLADHFYDVQALREYLLRKQVLKVHQKNRPFTHIKERFGPHAAGAYFILKQGGAVKFQGKEWIRPNTRGRFSLDFLTFPEVPVEAVDASGSAINYHGLDNLRTSAGWTSPTSLPCPTRASRRSWWKRCCPTVRFWGLTGPRASGWGQRSSLGTQPAPSLPSPRPAPRQAGHQWGPVEGLTVLRALSTGFTGFQQPPRPRGDEQP
- the DMAC2 gene encoding distal membrane-arm assembly complex protein 2 isoform X1, which gives rise to MENQREVGGEGQEPKDEYESSKPLHLMAPVWNRGTRGIHGLSKAVAPEGSQRKGRSLLQFLADHFYDVQALREYLLRKQVLKVHQKNRPFTHIKERFGPHAAGAYFILKQGGAVKFQGKEWIRPNTRGRFSLDFLTFPEVPVEAVDASGSAINYHGLDNLRTSAGWTSPTSLPCPTRASRRSWWKRCCPTVRFWGLTGPRASGWGQRSSLGTQPAPSLPSPRPAPRQAGHQWGPVEGLTVLRGGVRAGGTGPARSGESVLRAYLLPISGTLARCTLG
- the DMAC2 gene encoding distal membrane-arm assembly complex protein 2 isoform X8, encoding MENQREVGGEGQEPKDEYESSKPLHLMAPVWNRGTRGIHGLSKAVAPEGSQRKGRSLLQFLADHFYDVQALREYLLRKQVLKVHQKNRFQGKEWIRPNTRGRFSLDFLTFPEVPVEAVDASGSAINYHGLDNLLALKELQSLWLRHCPHVDDWCLSRLHPLANSLQELSLAGCPRISERGLACLHHLQNLRRLDISDLPAVSNPGLTQILVEEMLPNCEVLGADWTQGLRLGPEEQSRDTASPIPA
- the DMAC2 gene encoding distal membrane-arm assembly complex protein 2 isoform X7, whose protein sequence is MENQREVGGEGQEPKDEYESSKPLHLMAPVWNRGTRGIHGLSKAVAPEGSQRKGRSLLQFLADHFYDVQALREYLLRKQVLKVHQKNRFQGKEWIRPNTRGRFSLDFLTFPEVPVEAVDASGSAINYHGLDNLRTSAGWTSPTSLPCPTRASRRSWWKRCCPTVRFWGLTGPRASGWGQRSSLGTQPAPSLPSPRPAPRQAGHQWGPVEGLTVLRGGVRAGGTGPARSGESVLRAYLLPISGTLARCTLG
- the DMAC2 gene encoding distal membrane-arm assembly complex protein 2 isoform X2 produces the protein MENQREVGGEGQEPKDEYESSKPLHLMAPVWNRGTRGIHGLSKAVAPEGSQRKGRSLLQFLADHFYDVQALREYLLRKQVLKVHQKNRPFTHIKERFGPHAAGAYFILKQGGAVKFQGKEWIRPNTRGRFSLDFLTFPEVPVEAVDASGSAINYHGLDNLLALKELQSLWLRHCPHVDDWCLSRLHPLANSLQELSLAGCPRISERGLACLHHLQNLRRLDISDLPAVSNPGLTQILVEEMLPNCEVLGADWTQGLRLGPEEQSRDTASPIPA
- the DMAC2 gene encoding distal membrane-arm assembly complex protein 2 isoform X4, translated to MAAPRAPLHLMAPVWNRGTRGIHGLSKAVAPEGSQRKGRSLLQFLADHFYDVQALREYLLRKQVLKVHQKNRPFTHIKERFGPHAAGAYFILKQGGAVKFQGKEWIRPNTRGRFSLDFLTFPEVPVEAVDASGSAINYHGLDNLRTSAGWTSPTSLPCPTRASRRSWWKRCCPTVRFWGLTGPRASGWGQRSSLGTQPAPSLPSPRPAPRQAGHQWGPVEGLTVLRGGVRAGGTGPARSGESVLRAYLLPISGTLARCTLG
- the DMAC2 gene encoding distal membrane-arm assembly complex protein 2 isoform X6, whose product is MAPVWNRGTRGIHGLSKAVAPEGSQRKGRSLLQFLADHFYDVQALREYLLRKQVLKVHQKNRPFTHIKERFGPHAAGAYFILKQGGAVKFQGKEWIRPNTRGRFSLDFLTFPEVPVEAVDASGSAINYHGLDNLRTSAGWTSPTSLPCPTRASRRSWWKRCCPTVRFWGLTGPRASGWGQRSSLGTQPAPSLPSPRPAPRQAGHQWGPVEGLTVLRGGVRAGGTGPARSGESVLRAYLLPISGTLARCTLG
- the DMAC2 gene encoding distal membrane-arm assembly complex protein 2 isoform X5; translated protein: MAAPRAPLHLMAPVWNRGTRGIHGLSKAVAPEGSQRKGRSLLQFLADHFYDVQALREYLLRKQVLKVHQKNRPFTHIKERFGPHAAGAYFILKQGGAVKFQGKEWIRPNTRGRFSLDFLTFPEVPVEAVDASGSAINYHGLDNLLALKELQSLWLRHCPHVDDWCLSRLHPLANSLQELSLAGCPRISERGLACLHHLQNLRRLDISDLPAVSNPGLTQILVEEMLPNCEVLGADWTQGLRLGPEEQSRDTASPIPA